In Bacteriovorax stolpii, a single genomic region encodes these proteins:
- a CDS encoding DUF4833 domain-containing protein, with protein sequence MKSSTLIMAATLLTFQATMAGEKTERKLFTLEKSLNSENILLIHTQTDESCKFVTNENGYVDFYWLMDGLTKKPVHPMIRSKVQERVAFSGINATRDSFKVKLNDLSEIKHDLEDTNIEALAAFKNGNCDVTSVIILGASANYRKMNLKRTFCEVDKNLLGVPKGCKYLELQGTDADTGEALKVRFKGK encoded by the coding sequence ATGAAATCATCGACACTTATTATGGCAGCTACTCTTCTTACCTTTCAAGCTACGATGGCCGGAGAAAAAACTGAAAGAAAACTTTTTACACTGGAAAAGAGTTTAAACTCTGAAAATATCCTTCTTATCCATACACAGACGGACGAAAGCTGTAAGTTTGTGACGAATGAAAATGGCTATGTGGACTTTTATTGGTTAATGGATGGCCTGACTAAAAAACCAGTGCATCCAATGATCAGAAGCAAAGTTCAAGAACGCGTGGCCTTTTCGGGAATCAATGCTACTCGCGATTCATTCAAAGTAAAACTTAATGACTTAAGTGAAATCAAACACGACCTGGAAGACACTAACATTGAAGCACTCGCCGCTTTTAAAAACGGTAATTGTGACGTGACATCAGTAATTATACTTGGAGCTTCTGCAAATTATCGCAAAATGAATTTAAAACGCACTTTCTGTGAAGTAGATAAAAACCTTCTGGGAGTCCCAAAAGGATGTAAATATCTTGAGCTTCAAGGGACAGACGCCGATACTGGCGAGGCCCTAAAAGTGCGCTTCAAAGGAAAATAA
- a CDS encoding Ig-like domain-containing protein, producing MKKKLLTTLCLFSSVTAFAADNLVTNPGFESSLTSWTKSGSFSAVKTAQSGLYAARGGTAVGTLTQNVMSKLTIGGRYTLSFYGKLDSMGVSSMVSIRFKNSRGGILQENRMVIGSTAWKQYSTTFTVPANSTVAEIYAIKEAGASSYMYIDAFSLVSLDEATRPINTAPAVLSTQSITTNEDTPVTFSLNAGTDAEGNALTYLKVSDPASGSLSCEGGASRVCTYTPAANYNGQVTFTYKVNDGSLDSNIATGTITVNPANDLPVLPTAQSISTAANTAVSFKLNDAVDIDSTNITYSIVSKPASGAVTCTGQSCTYTPASGFSGTTSFTYKANDGVGDSNVATVTVTVTAAANRAPVLPSSQAVSTAYNTAINFSLNAGTDADGNALTYSIVSQPTNGTLSCSALSCAFTPASGFSGTTSFTYKANDGKADSNVATVTITVASAPVVVPDPDPIPAPSTGYIPLGVGGGGAMSGVSISPYSNLWFVGTDMGTLFKSTDLGKSWNAVNHFQAVFDSDLTKAVSVGFSADGVTVFHAAAGINPKRSTDAGETFTAINMGLASGEIIKYFYSDSSNANIMYAGTTKGLLRTTNKGTSWTRVNSEEAVGTFIDHNTNGKVYHATKTKVLASSDDGVTFSTYYTPSAGSVRLFAGGSDASGVTLAMSDSDGSNACSWAGKYLNDWGQTSIDQTYAACGFVWVSKNGGAFTKNAQPVGDHLKMAENDSTTIYTTGGRAWIRQYGTKVHVSKDKGQTWGLKLNQIDYDVVPYAPWSKDKIEYSAVALDVGWWDSGYESFAINQRNSAVVAGSGYFFLHSSLNTGDNWLAAFTKYADAGTPTAGKKWITRGLEVISVYKMKFHPTNSNLLYGASADIGGVVSEDHGASFRIPSHQYNSFYDYAFDPSDDLVVYSAAGSLHDFPNEWHANAVTGNGGIYKSVDRGRSWKRLTPVDTNYNRQFLSVGYDAKNDVIYGGTHETGIAVSYNDGASWAYLNTGLPAGNKIIPQIEVDPNTGNVYALLTGDAPTFSNQPYTGIYFLDVVNGSKTWKLLRGTVNYPKDADAGYKLWYYPTAFAIDWSNPSTIWMVDYENKGNWLMTGAWKTTDGGNTWNRMKQVTHATDIKIDPKNPNQVHVSGYYDLTGGWGNGGMLYTKDGGATWSKNSLPPLQRNARSVTLDPKDSSKIYYSYFGGGILYGANPAK from the coding sequence TTGAAGAAGAAATTATTGACGACACTGTGCTTGTTCTCTTCTGTCACGGCCTTTGCTGCTGACAACCTCGTGACCAATCCTGGTTTCGAGTCAAGCCTTACCAGCTGGACCAAGTCCGGGTCATTTTCAGCAGTAAAGACCGCTCAAAGCGGACTCTACGCTGCCAGAGGTGGAACAGCTGTAGGAACTCTTACACAAAACGTAATGAGTAAATTGACGATTGGCGGGCGCTACACGCTGAGCTTCTATGGAAAACTGGACTCGATGGGAGTCTCTTCTATGGTCAGCATCAGGTTTAAGAACTCGCGCGGGGGCATCCTACAAGAGAACAGAATGGTCATTGGCTCAACGGCGTGGAAACAATACTCTACGACCTTTACTGTACCAGCAAACTCAACTGTTGCAGAAATCTATGCGATTAAAGAGGCCGGAGCTTCCTCTTACATGTATATCGATGCATTCTCTCTGGTAAGCCTGGATGAGGCTACAAGACCGATTAACACTGCTCCAGCGGTTCTAAGCACACAATCTATCACTACTAACGAAGACACTCCTGTCACTTTCAGCTTAAATGCTGGAACAGATGCAGAAGGAAATGCTCTGACTTATTTAAAAGTGTCAGATCCGGCCAGCGGGTCATTATCTTGTGAAGGCGGGGCATCTCGCGTCTGTACTTACACTCCGGCGGCAAACTACAATGGTCAGGTAACTTTCACATACAAAGTTAATGACGGCAGCCTTGATTCGAACATCGCCACAGGAACAATTACCGTTAATCCGGCAAACGATCTTCCAGTTCTTCCAACAGCACAGTCAATTTCGACTGCAGCTAATACAGCTGTATCTTTTAAACTTAACGATGCTGTTGATATCGACAGCACAAACATCACTTACAGTATCGTTTCAAAACCAGCGAGTGGAGCAGTGACATGCACAGGACAAAGCTGTACATACACTCCTGCTTCAGGTTTTAGTGGAACGACATCATTCACTTATAAAGCAAACGACGGTGTTGGTGATTCAAACGTAGCAACTGTTACAGTGACTGTTACAGCGGCCGCTAACCGTGCACCAGTTCTTCCTTCCTCTCAAGCGGTTTCAACTGCGTACAACACTGCCATCAACTTCAGCCTGAACGCAGGAACAGATGCAGATGGAAACGCTCTGACTTACTCAATCGTTTCTCAACCTACAAATGGAACTCTTTCATGCTCTGCCCTTTCATGTGCTTTCACTCCTGCTTCAGGATTTAGTGGAACGACATCATTTACTTATAAAGCAAACGATGGAAAAGCAGACTCAAACGTAGCGACTGTCACAATCACAGTTGCCTCTGCTCCGGTTGTAGTTCCAGATCCTGATCCAATTCCAGCTCCATCAACAGGGTATATTCCTCTTGGTGTTGGTGGCGGTGGAGCAATGAGTGGTGTTTCAATCAGCCCTTACTCAAACCTATGGTTCGTAGGAACAGATATGGGAACTCTATTTAAGTCGACCGACTTAGGTAAGAGCTGGAATGCTGTAAACCACTTCCAGGCAGTTTTTGATTCTGACTTAACAAAAGCTGTCAGTGTTGGTTTCTCAGCTGACGGTGTAACAGTTTTCCATGCTGCTGCAGGGATCAATCCTAAGAGAAGTACTGATGCCGGTGAAACATTCACGGCCATCAACATGGGTCTGGCCTCAGGTGAAATCATTAAGTACTTCTACTCTGACAGCTCGAATGCCAACATCATGTATGCTGGTACGACAAAAGGTCTTCTAAGAACAACCAACAAAGGGACATCTTGGACGAGAGTAAACTCAGAAGAAGCTGTGGGGACATTCATTGACCACAACACTAACGGGAAAGTTTACCATGCGACAAAAACAAAAGTTCTTGCTTCTAGCGATGACGGTGTAACGTTCTCTACTTACTACACACCATCAGCTGGTTCAGTAAGACTTTTTGCCGGTGGATCTGATGCAAGTGGTGTCACTCTTGCGATGTCAGACAGTGATGGTTCAAATGCTTGTTCATGGGCGGGGAAATACCTGAACGACTGGGGACAAACATCGATTGACCAAACATACGCTGCCTGTGGTTTCGTATGGGTTTCTAAAAACGGTGGAGCTTTCACGAAAAACGCTCAACCAGTTGGTGATCATTTAAAGATGGCGGAAAACGACTCTACAACAATCTATACGACTGGTGGTAGAGCATGGATTCGTCAATACGGTACAAAGGTTCACGTCTCTAAAGATAAAGGACAGACATGGGGATTAAAACTTAACCAGATCGACTACGATGTTGTTCCGTATGCTCCATGGTCAAAAGATAAAATTGAATACTCTGCTGTCGCTCTTGATGTGGGATGGTGGGATTCAGGATATGAAAGTTTTGCTATTAACCAAAGAAACTCTGCGGTAGTAGCTGGTTCTGGGTACTTCTTCCTTCACTCTTCTCTAAATACTGGGGATAACTGGCTGGCAGCTTTCACAAAGTATGCTGATGCTGGAACTCCAACAGCAGGTAAAAAATGGATCACAAGAGGTCTTGAAGTTATCTCTGTTTATAAAATGAAATTCCACCCGACAAACTCGAATCTTCTATACGGAGCTTCGGCCGATATCGGTGGTGTTGTATCTGAAGACCATGGGGCAAGTTTCAGAATCCCATCTCACCAGTACAACAGCTTCTATGACTATGCTTTTGACCCATCTGATGATTTAGTAGTTTACTCTGCTGCCGGATCTCTTCACGATTTCCCGAACGAGTGGCATGCTAACGCAGTTACTGGTAACGGTGGTATCTATAAATCTGTTGATAGAGGTAGAAGCTGGAAGCGCTTAACTCCAGTAGACACTAACTACAACCGTCAGTTCCTGTCTGTAGGTTACGATGCGAAAAATGACGTTATCTACGGTGGTACTCACGAAACAGGTATCGCAGTTTCTTACAACGATGGTGCAAGCTGGGCCTACCTAAATACAGGTCTTCCAGCAGGTAACAAAATTATTCCTCAAATTGAAGTAGACCCGAACACTGGTAACGTCTACGCTCTATTAACTGGAGATGCTCCTACGTTCTCAAACCAACCATACACAGGAATCTATTTCCTTGATGTGGTAAACGGTTCAAAAACATGGAAGCTTCTAAGAGGAACTGTTAACTATCCTAAAGACGCTGATGCTGGATACAAACTATGGTACTACCCTACAGCATTCGCAATCGATTGGAGCAATCCAAGCACAATCTGGATGGTTGACTACGAGAACAAAGGAAACTGGTTAATGACTGGTGCTTGGAAAACAACTGATGGTGGTAACACTTGGAACAGAATGAAACAAGTCACTCACGCGACTGATATCAAGATTGATCCAAAAAACCCTAACCAAGTTCACGTTTCAGGGTACTATGACCTGACTGGTGGATGGGGTAACGGTGGTATGCTGTACACTAAAGATGGTGGTGCAACATGGTCTAAGAACTCTCTTCCTCCACTACAAAGAAATGCGAGAAGTGTGACTCTTGATCCAAAAGACTCAAGCAAGATCTACTACTCATACTTTGGTGGCGGTATCCTATACGGTGCGAACCCAGCTAAATAA
- a CDS encoding substrate-binding periplasmic protein, protein MKILVLAMILFLGIQEGVRGEEFKVVTTEFPPYQILDGEEVRGISTEIVKGVLEIAGIKAHFYGYPWPRAYRIAQKEPNVLIYSLARTSEREKLFKWVGSIVPFNVYFWKLRDRHDIKANTIEEAKRYVSGGTIDDIKAIELVKLGFVSGKNLELVSSDEISIRKLFAGRIDIMPYDEMSFLERIKRAGFSFDKVEKMARVDSISHELYIGVSLQTSDEKVKKLKKALAQFKKTKRYKELQKEIYRR, encoded by the coding sequence ATGAAAATACTGGTATTGGCAATGATTCTTTTCCTAGGCATCCAAGAAGGAGTCAGAGGTGAAGAATTTAAGGTCGTAACAACTGAATTTCCACCTTATCAAATTCTTGATGGAGAGGAGGTTAGAGGGATTTCTACTGAGATAGTAAAAGGAGTTCTGGAGATTGCTGGTATCAAGGCCCATTTTTATGGTTACCCATGGCCGAGGGCCTACCGAATTGCCCAGAAAGAACCTAATGTTTTAATTTATTCACTGGCCAGAACGTCAGAGAGAGAAAAACTTTTTAAATGGGTTGGCTCAATTGTTCCTTTCAATGTTTATTTCTGGAAACTGCGCGATCGCCATGACATTAAGGCCAATACAATTGAAGAGGCCAAGCGTTATGTTTCAGGTGGCACTATCGATGACATTAAAGCAATTGAGTTGGTGAAGCTTGGTTTTGTCAGTGGGAAAAACCTTGAACTTGTTTCAAGTGATGAAATCAGTATTAGAAAACTTTTCGCCGGAAGAATTGATATTATGCCTTATGATGAAATGAGCTTCCTTGAAAGAATTAAAAGAGCGGGTTTTAGTTTTGATAAAGTTGAAAAAATGGCCCGGGTCGATAGCATATCTCATGAACTCTATATTGGCGTGAGTCTTCAGACTTCAGATGAGAAGGTCAAGAAACTTAAAAAAGCACTCGCACAGTTCAAGAAAACTAAAAGGTATAAAGAGCTTCAAAAAGAAATCTATAGGCGCTAA
- a CDS encoding SDR family oxidoreductase yields MIIFITGATAGFGAAMTKRFIKSGHTVIATGRRIERLEEMKKELGGNLYPLKLDVQDKKAVESAIDSLPTELKNIDVLINNAGLALGTDPVHKASLEDWETMIQTNINGLLYCTHKILPEMVKRNRGHIINLGSVAGEYPYPGGNVYGATKAFVHQLSLNMRSDLLGTKVRVTNIEPGMCESEFSEVRFRGDKNKAEAVYKGMHALSADDIAETIEWVINRPAHLNINVISLMPTEQAFGPFAVYRNHNS; encoded by the coding sequence ATTTTCATCACTGGTGCCACCGCTGGTTTCGGCGCTGCTATGACTAAACGCTTTATCAAATCAGGACATACTGTTATTGCCACAGGCAGACGAATTGAGAGACTCGAAGAAATGAAAAAAGAGTTAGGTGGAAATCTCTATCCGCTTAAGCTTGATGTTCAGGATAAAAAGGCGGTCGAGTCGGCCATTGACTCCCTTCCGACAGAACTCAAAAATATCGACGTACTGATCAATAACGCAGGCCTTGCCCTAGGAACTGACCCTGTTCACAAAGCTTCTCTAGAAGATTGGGAGACCATGATTCAAACCAATATCAATGGACTACTCTATTGCACCCACAAAATCCTGCCTGAAATGGTCAAGAGAAACCGTGGTCACATCATCAATCTGGGCTCAGTGGCCGGAGAATATCCTTATCCGGGAGGAAACGTGTATGGTGCAACGAAGGCCTTTGTTCATCAGTTAAGTTTAAATATGCGCTCAGATCTTTTGGGAACAAAAGTGCGCGTGACAAATATTGAGCCGGGCATGTGTGAGAGCGAATTTTCTGAAGTGCGCTTTAGAGGAGACAAAAATAAAGCCGAAGCTGTCTATAAAGGCATGCACGCTTTAAGTGCCGACGACATTGCTGAGACGATTGAATGGGTTATCAATAGGCCTGCTCATCTCAATATCAATGTTATTTCACTGATGCCGACAGAACAGGCCTTCGGTCCATTTGCTGTTTATCGCAACCACAATTCATGA
- a CDS encoding acetyl-CoA hydrolase/transferase family protein, translating into MLNYVSTDEAVLEIKSNDNVFIHSAAATPQELIKSMVKRSKDLNNVHIYHMHTEGDASYAGDIYRENFKVHSFFNGGNMREATNNRLVSNYVPIFLSDIPHLFYNQKVELDVAMVQLTPPDKHGMCSLGPSVDISIAALKTAKKIIAQINPRLPRTFGDQIHCSKITKAVLVEAPLYQSKELVSSPVTDAIGKNIAGLIEDGSTLQLGIGAIPNAVLSRLGNHKDLGIHTEMFSDGVIALRDKGVITGKYKVKHPGKIVSSFVIGSQKIYDFIDDNPEVLLLDCSYTNNPHIIAQNPKVVAINSAIEIDLTGQVCADSIGPRIYSGIGGQMDFIRGAALSKGGKPIIAIPSKTSKGESKIVPFLKPGAGVVTTRAHVQYVVTEYGVAYLHGLTLEERSKALINIAAPEHREDLSRKFHELWLR; encoded by the coding sequence ATGCTAAATTATGTCAGTACCGATGAGGCCGTTCTAGAAATCAAATCCAATGACAATGTTTTTATTCATTCCGCGGCCGCAACTCCGCAAGAACTTATTAAGTCTATGGTTAAAAGGTCAAAAGACCTAAATAACGTGCATATTTATCACATGCACACTGAAGGTGATGCTAGTTATGCAGGCGACATTTACCGTGAAAATTTTAAGGTTCACTCCTTTTTTAACGGCGGCAATATGCGCGAAGCTACTAACAACCGCTTGGTGTCGAATTATGTACCGATCTTTTTAAGTGATATTCCCCACCTCTTTTATAACCAGAAAGTAGAGTTGGATGTGGCCATGGTGCAACTGACTCCACCAGATAAACATGGGATGTGTAGTCTTGGGCCGTCTGTTGATATCTCTATTGCGGCCCTTAAAACAGCTAAAAAAATTATTGCACAAATCAACCCGCGCTTACCTAGAACTTTTGGTGACCAGATTCATTGCTCAAAAATCACTAAGGCCGTTTTAGTTGAGGCCCCTCTCTATCAAAGTAAAGAACTTGTGAGCTCTCCTGTGACGGATGCTATCGGGAAAAATATTGCAGGATTGATTGAAGATGGCTCAACACTCCAATTGGGAATTGGTGCTATTCCGAATGCGGTTTTATCTCGATTAGGAAACCATAAAGACTTGGGGATTCATACTGAAATGTTTTCTGACGGTGTGATCGCTTTAAGAGACAAGGGCGTCATCACTGGAAAGTATAAAGTAAAACACCCGGGAAAAATTGTTTCGAGTTTTGTTATTGGTTCACAAAAAATTTATGACTTCATTGATGATAACCCTGAAGTTCTACTTCTGGATTGTTCATACACGAACAATCCACACATCATCGCTCAGAACCCTAAAGTGGTAGCGATCAACAGTGCGATTGAAATTGATCTCACTGGACAAGTTTGTGCTGATTCAATTGGGCCTCGAATTTATTCGGGAATCGGAGGGCAAATGGATTTTATTCGTGGGGCAGCTCTGTCTAAAGGAGGAAAGCCGATTATTGCCATTCCTTCTAAAACATCAAAAGGTGAATCAAAGATTGTTCCTTTCTTAAAACCAGGGGCGGGGGTGGTGACAACCAGGGCTCACGTTCAGTATGTAGTGACTGAGTATGGAGTGGCCTACCTGCATGGCCTGACATTAGAAGAGAGGTCAAAGGCGCTCATTAATATCGCGGCTCCGGAACACCGTGAAGACCTCTCTCGCAAGTTTCATGAATTGTGGTTGCGATAA
- a CDS encoding GNAT family N-acetyltransferase: protein MNKKILNQIAGVSFKRYHQFYKQSIPVREKRAILKSIESANKENNLAYGLLPDGKLGYFFIFRKTYMGEFHEHFFHVSSCYCLPPVRRQFYAHIKRCAKAMKEETKKVEKVRRVAIEISAEDTVSQKHFKKQGTLTYIELLGNTKKSLAMLHSKKIDNPDIKIALLEKKDINRLIELDQESHIKDKSSRMHTLFKRADAKKGMRKFYQGLLKNKSLLVAKEKGKLVGDIGYFLDKKRKLGLIAAIFVARDSQGKGVSKLLYQRVLKEFEKQKLPFYLGASTTERVLATAKSIGRTKTKWVYLLKI, encoded by the coding sequence ATGAATAAAAAAATCTTAAATCAAATCGCTGGAGTAAGTTTTAAACGCTATCACCAGTTCTATAAACAGAGCATCCCTGTCAGGGAGAAGAGAGCTATTCTTAAATCCATTGAGAGTGCAAATAAAGAAAATAACCTGGCCTATGGGCTTCTGCCAGATGGGAAGCTCGGGTATTTTTTTATTTTTCGCAAAACGTATATGGGCGAATTCCATGAACACTTTTTTCATGTCTCGTCTTGTTACTGCCTTCCACCAGTTCGTCGCCAGTTTTATGCTCATATTAAAAGATGTGCAAAGGCGATGAAGGAAGAAACTAAAAAAGTGGAGAAGGTTCGTCGTGTGGCCATTGAGATTTCGGCCGAAGATACTGTGTCTCAAAAGCACTTTAAAAAACAGGGGACATTGACCTATATTGAGCTTTTGGGAAATACCAAAAAGAGTCTGGCCATGTTGCATTCAAAGAAAATTGATAATCCCGATATCAAAATAGCCCTTCTTGAGAAAAAAGATATCAATCGTCTGATTGAACTCGACCAAGAGTCACACATCAAGGATAAAAGCAGTCGCATGCATACTCTTTTTAAACGAGCAGATGCTAAAAAGGGGATGCGCAAGTTTTATCAAGGGCTGTTGAAGAATAAAAGTTTGCTTGTGGCCAAAGAAAAAGGAAAGCTCGTTGGAGATATCGGGTATTTTTTAGATAAAAAAAGAAAATTGGGTTTAATTGCAGCTATTTTTGTTGCCAGGGATTCTCAAGGCAAAGGAGTGAGTAAGCTTCTTTATCAAAGAGTATTAAAAGAGTTTGAAAAACAAAAGCTTCCATTTTATCTGGGAGCAAGCACTACGGAGAGGGTACTAGCAACAGCAAAAAGTATTGGACGAACGAAAACGAAGTGGGTTTATCTTCTAAAAATTTAG
- a CDS encoding FAD-dependent oxidoreductase, with protein MSSHHGESVSIWFQNAAMPERIALKEDFKTDVCIIGGGIAGLTTAYLLQKEGKRVCILEASDLASGQSGRTTAHFTHALDDRFYLIEKYHGEEGLRLAIESHSEAIRKVEEIVRKEHIDCDLKRVSGYLFAEGDKRDGILEREFEAAHRGGLIDVTISTTSPFANIQTGPCLHFPRQVKLHPIKYLKALTEIILRDGGQIFTNTPVVEVHGGENAFVKTKDDYRIFCENIVVATNTPINDMVAIHTKQAPYRTYVLGFKIPKNSYPDILLWDTLDPYHYSRLYERENFDVLIVGGEDHKTGQNDEPKNCYLRLEAWARKKFPLIQETLYQWSGQVMEPVDGLAYLGHNPMDEKNVYIITGDSGNGMTHCTVGAMLITDQIMGRENEWEKLYTPSRISLSATKNYVQENANVALQYADWINTSFKADLDQLPEDEGVVFRDGGKIVAAYKNINGEMEYMSAVCPHLAGIVAWNGAEKSWDCPCHGSRFDCHGKVIEGPAISDLKHAEHHRPEKERIFEKNLQGRFDKNAVE; from the coding sequence ATGTCATCTCACCACGGGGAAAGTGTTTCGATTTGGTTTCAAAACGCCGCGATGCCAGAGCGTATTGCACTCAAAGAAGATTTTAAAACAGATGTCTGCATTATAGGAGGAGGAATTGCTGGACTCACGACGGCTTACCTTCTGCAAAAAGAAGGAAAACGTGTCTGTATTCTGGAAGCCTCTGACCTGGCCAGCGGGCAGTCAGGAAGAACGACTGCTCATTTCACCCACGCCCTTGATGACCGCTTCTATCTCATCGAAAAATACCATGGAGAAGAAGGTCTCAGGCTCGCTATTGAAAGTCATAGTGAGGCCATTCGTAAAGTTGAAGAGATTGTCAGAAAAGAGCATATCGATTGTGATTTAAAACGCGTGAGTGGCTACCTGTTTGCCGAAGGCGATAAACGCGATGGAATCCTGGAGCGCGAGTTTGAGGCCGCTCACCGAGGGGGCTTAATAGATGTCACCATCTCCACCACTTCTCCCTTTGCCAATATTCAAACCGGACCATGCCTACACTTTCCCCGACAGGTTAAACTGCATCCGATAAAATACCTAAAGGCCTTAACAGAAATTATCCTGAGAGATGGTGGTCAAATTTTTACCAACACTCCTGTTGTTGAAGTCCATGGTGGAGAAAATGCTTTTGTAAAAACCAAAGATGACTACCGTATCTTCTGTGAGAATATTGTCGTTGCCACCAACACACCAATCAATGACATGGTGGCCATTCACACCAAGCAGGCCCCTTACCGCACTTATGTTTTAGGTTTTAAAATCCCTAAGAACTCCTACCCTGACATTTTATTATGGGATACACTCGATCCCTATCACTATAGTCGCCTGTATGAGCGAGAGAACTTTGACGTTCTTATCGTTGGAGGAGAAGACCATAAGACGGGACAAAATGATGAACCAAAAAACTGCTACCTGCGCCTCGAAGCCTGGGCGAGAAAAAAATTTCCGTTAATTCAAGAGACTCTTTACCAGTGGTCAGGACAAGTCATGGAGCCGGTCGACGGGCTCGCCTATCTTGGACACAATCCGATGGACGAGAAAAATGTTTATATCATCACTGGTGATTCAGGAAACGGCATGACCCATTGTACGGTGGGAGCAATGCTCATTACCGATCAAATCATGGGACGGGAAAATGAATGGGAAAAACTCTACACCCCTTCGCGTATCTCATTGAGTGCCACAAAAAATTACGTGCAGGAAAATGCCAATGTGGCCTTGCAATACGCTGATTGGATCAACACATCTTTTAAGGCAGACCTTGATCAACTTCCAGAAGACGAAGGTGTTGTCTTTAGAGATGGTGGCAAAATTGTGGCCGCTTACAAAAACATCAATGGTGAAATGGAATACATGAGTGCTGTCTGTCCTCACCTGGCCGGAATTGTCGCTTGGAATGGGGCCGAAAAATCCTGGGACTGTCCATGCCATGGCTCGCGCTTTGATTGCCACGGAAAAGTCATTGAAGGACCGGCCATTAGCGATTTAAAACATGCTGAGCATCACCGTCCAGAAAAAGAGCGCATTTTTGAAAAGAATCTGCAGGGACGTTTTGATAAGAATGCTGTTGAATAA
- a CDS encoding substrate-binding periplasmic protein, whose product MSLKTIFTLVVFTFCFKAHAENVTIRICNLDTGFPPFTNTKGTGKWQTLIKKTFSNLNLTAHFQYIPRERCLLKMRRGDIDAIFAAPSDKRASYMAFPKLKNGKHDANKAVDILVFRVYKKKNNPLDWDGKKFENLNDKTIGAQKGFNTIDDLNNLNVKTDGDLVATAEQNIMKLNLNRIIAAVVEETQGDQIIKEKGLNELVKLPIVFGSATVYLAFSQSFYARNTELAEKIWNNIQTPKKKLLRESRH is encoded by the coding sequence ATGAGTTTAAAAACAATTTTCACCTTGGTTGTTTTTACTTTCTGTTTTAAGGCCCATGCCGAAAATGTAACCATCAGAATCTGCAATCTCGATACTGGCTTTCCCCCATTTACCAACACAAAGGGAACCGGAAAATGGCAAACATTAATAAAAAAGACTTTCAGCAACCTTAATCTCACTGCTCATTTTCAATACATTCCTCGTGAGCGCTGCCTGCTAAAAATGAGACGCGGTGATATTGATGCTATTTTTGCAGCCCCTTCCGACAAAAGGGCCAGCTATATGGCCTTCCCTAAATTAAAAAATGGCAAGCACGACGCTAATAAGGCCGTAGATATTCTTGTCTTTAGGGTCTACAAAAAAAAGAATAATCCACTTGATTGGGATGGTAAAAAATTTGAGAATCTTAACGATAAGACAATTGGAGCGCAAAAAGGCTTTAACACAATTGATGATTTAAATAATCTTAATGTGAAAACTGATGGTGACTTAGTGGCCACCGCCGAACAAAACATCATGAAACTTAATTTAAATCGTATTATTGCCGCTGTTGTTGAGGAGACCCAAGGTGATCAAATCATCAAAGAAAAAGGACTTAACGAACTGGTAAAGCTCCCAATAGTCTTTGGCAGCGCCACTGTCTATCTGGCCTTTTCTCAAAGTTTTTACGCTCGAAACACTGAGCTTGCTGAAAAAATTTGGAATAATATTCAAACACCTAAAAAAAAACTTTTGAGAGAGTCTCGACACTAA